Proteins from a single region of Amycolatopsis sp. CA-230715:
- a CDS encoding SDR family oxidoreductase, translated as MSTLAGKTLIMSGGSRGIGEAIAVRAARDGANVALIAKTTEPHPKLPGTIHTAAKAIEEAGGHALPIVGDIRDDKAVEAAVAKTVEQFGGLDIVVNNASAIDLTPTESVPMKRYDLMQDINARGSFLLAKTAIPHLKRSSNAHVLTLSPPISLDPKWFEAGHLAYSIAKYSMSLVTVGLAAELRADGIAANSLWPRTTIDTAAIRNVVGAELANRSRTPEIMADAAHAILVKPSRETTGNFFIDDEVLAAEGVTDFAQYRIGDSDDELALDFWVEPA; from the coding sequence ATGAGCACACTCGCGGGCAAGACCCTCATCATGTCCGGTGGCAGCAGGGGGATCGGGGAGGCGATCGCGGTACGCGCCGCGCGCGACGGCGCGAACGTCGCGCTGATCGCGAAGACCACCGAACCGCATCCCAAGCTGCCCGGCACGATTCACACCGCGGCGAAGGCGATCGAAGAGGCCGGTGGCCACGCCCTGCCGATCGTCGGTGACATCCGCGACGACAAGGCCGTCGAAGCCGCCGTGGCGAAGACCGTCGAGCAGTTCGGCGGGCTCGACATCGTGGTGAACAACGCGAGCGCGATCGACCTGACGCCGACCGAGTCCGTGCCGATGAAGCGCTACGACCTCATGCAGGACATCAACGCGCGCGGATCGTTCCTGCTGGCCAAAACCGCCATCCCGCACCTGAAGCGGTCTTCGAACGCGCACGTGCTGACGCTCTCGCCGCCGATCAGCCTCGACCCGAAGTGGTTCGAGGCCGGGCATCTCGCGTACAGCATCGCGAAGTACTCGATGAGCCTGGTGACCGTCGGGCTCGCCGCCGAACTGCGCGCCGACGGCATCGCGGCGAACTCGCTGTGGCCGCGCACCACGATCGACACCGCCGCGATCCGCAACGTGGTGGGCGCCGAACTGGCGAACCGGTCGCGGACGCCGGAGATCATGGCCGACGCGGCGCACGCGATCCTGGTCAAGCCGAGCCGCGAGACGACCGGCAACTTCTTCATCGACGACGAGGTGCTCGCCGCCGAAGGCGTCACCGATTTCGCGCAGTACCGGATCGGCGACTCCGACGACGAGCTCGCGCTCGATTTCTGGGTCGAGCCTGCCTGA
- a CDS encoding Hsp20/alpha crystallin family protein, whose translation MTALVPNPRFALPSLAAWLENPWPFAEHNPVRIEESKEDDRYVVRAELPGFDPEKNISVTAHEATLTVHAERESKEIRNGRSEFYYGTFSRTISLPAGADTTGISARYADGILEIAMPYSEHPQEKQVEIQVTKS comes from the coding sequence ATGACAGCGCTGGTTCCGAACCCCCGGTTCGCGTTGCCGAGCCTCGCGGCCTGGCTGGAAAACCCGTGGCCGTTCGCCGAGCACAACCCGGTCCGCATCGAGGAGTCCAAAGAGGACGATCGATATGTGGTGCGCGCCGAGCTGCCGGGATTCGACCCGGAGAAGAACATCTCGGTGACCGCGCACGAAGCCACGCTGACGGTACACGCCGAGCGCGAGTCGAAGGAGATCCGCAACGGTCGTAGTGAGTTCTACTACGGCACGTTCAGCCGCACGATTTCGCTTCCGGCGGGCGCGGACACTACCGGCATCAGTGCCAGGTACGCCGACGGGATCCTCGAGATCGCCATGCCGTACTCGGAGCACCCGCAGGAGAAGCAGGTCGAAATCCAGGTCACGAAGTCCTGA
- a CDS encoding DUF1918 domain-containing protein: MRAKTGDWLVVKGARVDSPEQRGRIVDVRTDDGAPPYVVRWANDDHVSTVFPGPDAVVVSADEQQSADEEAGTRLWASRAARRDGTTGAGRFRPD, from the coding sequence ATGCGAGCGAAAACGGGCGACTGGCTCGTGGTCAAGGGCGCGCGCGTGGACAGCCCGGAACAGCGCGGCCGGATCGTGGACGTCCGCACCGACGACGGCGCCCCGCCGTACGTGGTCCGCTGGGCCAACGACGACCACGTCTCGACCGTGTTCCCCGGGCCCGACGCGGTCGTGGTGAGCGCCGACGAGCAGCAGAGCGCCGACGAAGAGGCGGGGACCCGGTTGTGGGCTTCGCGTGCGGCGCGGCGCGATGGAACGACGGGAGCTGGTCGTTTCCGGCCCGACTAG
- a CDS encoding universal stress protein: protein MQSSSSARRLVVVGVDGSEQSVAALRWALTEGSRPGDTIRAITVIGSDDLLPGTSFAVQPYGRHPVPPLGFSLTELVTELRREGLGDRYLEADTGRGDPATALLTAAAEADLLAVGTHRGGAVKELLMGSVATECVRRASCPVTVINPVAAKRLAPAATD from the coding sequence ATGCAGTCATCGAGTTCGGCGCGCCGCCTGGTGGTCGTCGGCGTGGACGGGTCAGAGCAGAGCGTGGCCGCGTTGCGGTGGGCACTCACCGAGGGCAGCAGGCCGGGCGACACGATCCGCGCCATCACCGTCATCGGGTCCGACGACCTGCTGCCCGGCACCTCGTTCGCGGTGCAGCCCTACGGGAGACATCCTGTGCCACCGCTGGGCTTCTCGCTGACCGAGCTGGTGACGGAGCTGCGCCGGGAAGGGCTCGGCGACCGGTACCTGGAAGCCGACACCGGACGGGGCGACCCGGCGACCGCGCTGCTGACCGCGGCCGCCGAAGCGGACCTGCTCGCCGTCGGCACGCACCGCGGCGGGGCGGTCAAGGAACTGCTGATGGGCAGCGTGGCGACCGAATGCGTGCGGCGCGCGTCGTGCCCCGTCACCGTGATCAACCCCGTGGCGGCCAAACGGCTCGCACCGGCCGCGACGGACTGA
- a CDS encoding GNAT family N-acetyltransferase, with product MDLDYRWRAEVTDAELVKLTRSHGGAPEPGWWTRVRAHSLGWMTARVPELVGFANVAWDGADHAFLLDPKVRPDHQRLGIGAELVRRAAAESARAGCAWLHVDFEPHLRPFYFDACGFRPTDAGLIALG from the coding sequence GTGGACCTCGACTACCGCTGGCGCGCCGAAGTGACCGATGCCGAACTCGTCAAGCTGACCCGCTCGCACGGCGGTGCTCCGGAGCCGGGGTGGTGGACCCGCGTCCGCGCGCACAGCCTCGGCTGGATGACCGCGCGCGTGCCGGAACTCGTCGGCTTCGCGAACGTCGCGTGGGACGGCGCGGACCACGCGTTCCTGCTCGACCCGAAGGTCCGCCCGGATCACCAGCGCCTCGGCATCGGCGCCGAACTCGTCCGCCGAGCCGCCGCCGAGTCCGCCCGCGCCGGGTGCGCGTGGCTGCACGTCGACTTCGAGCCGCACCTGCGCCCGTTCTACTTCGACGCCTGCGGGTTCCGCCCGACCGACGCGGGGCTCATCGCGCTCGGATAG
- a CDS encoding TetR/AcrR family transcriptional regulator, whose amino-acid sequence MIREPQQERSRTTRRRLVDAAVECIGELGWTGTTVALIAERAGVSRGAAQHHFPARENLVAAAVEHVGEVQIAELKRHADGLPSGSSRIEAVVDMLLNLYAGPMFRAALHLWVAASTDEALRGTLVPLEARVGREAHRLAVELLGVDESHAGVRELVQATLDLARGLGLANLLTDDTRRRKQIIRQWSRVLGAELLPAATEPRQRDVRPKTR is encoded by the coding sequence ATGATCCGGGAACCCCAGCAGGAGCGGAGCAGGACCACCCGGCGCCGGCTGGTCGACGCCGCGGTGGAGTGCATCGGCGAGCTGGGCTGGACCGGGACGACGGTCGCGCTGATCGCGGAGCGGGCCGGGGTGTCGCGCGGCGCGGCCCAGCACCACTTCCCGGCACGCGAAAACCTGGTCGCGGCCGCCGTCGAGCACGTGGGCGAAGTCCAGATCGCCGAGCTGAAACGACACGCGGACGGCCTGCCGAGCGGGTCGTCGCGGATCGAAGCCGTCGTCGACATGCTGCTCAACTTGTACGCGGGCCCGATGTTCCGCGCCGCGCTGCACCTCTGGGTCGCCGCGTCCACCGACGAGGCGCTGCGGGGCACGCTCGTACCACTGGAAGCGCGGGTGGGCCGCGAAGCGCACCGGCTCGCGGTGGAGCTGCTCGGCGTCGACGAGTCGCACGCCGGGGTGCGGGAACTGGTCCAGGCCACTCTCGACCTCGCGCGCGGGCTGGGCTTGGCGAACCTGCTGACCGACGACACGCGGCGCCGCAAGCAGATCATCCGCCAATGGTCGCGCGTACTCGGCGCCGAATTATTACCCGCAGCTACGGAACCGCGTCAACGTGACGTTCGTCCAAAAACTCGTTAA
- a CDS encoding Acg family FMN-binding oxidoreductase gives MMNRVLSTVLERAVESATLAPSPHNTQPWRFAVGEEHVELWLDRGRVLRVADPDAWEARLSCGAALFTLDLALRADGVFADLRICPDPARTDLLATARLAGNHRSTSDERALAEAVPRRHTNRRPFSGRAVPTASRHRLETAALAQGGTLVLLDPSAAYDSVVALIRRAEFLQANDIGHRTESASWTGRPAGCPDGVPASSAAPPPLLDGLVVMRDSHANHDLPARAYEQQPLLAAVVTSNAGPHEQVHAGMVMQRVLLAATADGLATSFLSQPFETAGTRAALTKLFKYRGQVQTLLRIGYGYPVPVTGRRAANDVTTALE, from the coding sequence ATGATGAACCGAGTGCTGTCCACCGTCCTGGAGCGTGCGGTCGAATCCGCGACCCTCGCGCCGTCACCGCACAACACGCAGCCGTGGCGGTTCGCGGTGGGGGAGGAACACGTCGAGCTGTGGCTCGACCGCGGCAGGGTGCTGCGGGTCGCGGACCCGGACGCGTGGGAGGCGCGGCTCTCCTGCGGCGCCGCCCTGTTCACCCTCGACCTGGCCCTTCGCGCTGACGGCGTTTTCGCCGATCTCCGGATCTGCCCTGATCCGGCGCGAACGGATCTGCTCGCCACGGCAAGGCTCGCCGGCAATCACAGGTCCACTTCGGACGAACGCGCCCTCGCCGAAGCGGTTCCCCGCAGGCACACCAACCGCCGTCCCTTCTCCGGCCGTGCGGTGCCCACGGCGTCGCGCCACCGGCTCGAAACGGCGGCGCTGGCGCAGGGCGGAACGCTGGTGCTGCTCGACCCGTCCGCGGCCTACGACAGCGTGGTCGCCCTGATCCGGCGCGCGGAGTTCCTGCAGGCCAACGACATCGGCCACCGCACCGAATCGGCGAGCTGGACGGGACGGCCCGCGGGCTGCCCTGACGGCGTTCCCGCCAGTTCCGCCGCACCACCGCCGCTGCTGGACGGTTTGGTCGTCATGCGCGACTCCCACGCCAACCACGACCTGCCCGCGCGCGCGTACGAACAGCAGCCGCTGCTGGCCGCGGTGGTCACTTCGAACGCGGGGCCGCACGAGCAGGTCCACGCGGGCATGGTCATGCAACGAGTCCTGCTCGCCGCCACGGCGGACGGCCTGGCCACGTCGTTCCTGTCCCAGCCGTTCGAGACCGCGGGGACGCGGGCGGCACTGACCAAGCTGTTCAAGTATCGCGGTCAGGTGCAGACACTGTTGAGGATCGGCTACGGCTATCCCGTTCCTGTGACGGGCCGCCGGGCCGCGAACGACGTGACGACCGCGCTCGAATGA
- a CDS encoding acetyl/propionyl/methylcrotonyl-CoA carboxylase subunit alpha: protein MIQNLLVANRGEIARRVFRSCRDAGIGTVAVFSDADADAPHAREADAAVRLPGNAPSETYLRAELLVKAAADTGADAVHPGYGFLSENASFARAVLDAGLTWVGPPPEAIETMGSKVESKRLMAAAGVPVLSELDPAEVTEEDLPLLVKASAGGGGRGMRVVRELGELAEAVEGASAEAGSAFGDSTVFCERYLETGRHIEVQVMADRHGTVWAVGERECSIQRRHQKVVEEAPSPFVDAAMREELFDAARKAAKAIDYVGAGTVEFLAGPDGRFYFLEMNTRLQVEHPVTECTTGVDLVALQLSVAEGAPLPVDPPSSTGHAIEVRLYAEDPSANWQPQSGTLHRFEIPDVDLSFEHGPGLRLDSGFVSGSVVGVHYDPMLAKVIAWAPDRASAARRLAKALASAKIHGVVTNRDLLVNVLRHDAFLAGETDTAFFDRHGLSTLATPLSTEDTVRLSALAAALAGAAGNRAGATVWPRLPSGWRNVRSAGQRKRFAHGETEYEVVYSLTRDGLVADGYEDIALVESTPDRVVLDVAGVRRAFDVAHYAGKSYVDSSLGSVTLVAEPRFADPNSALATGSLVAPMPGTVVRIAVSAGETVSEGDPLLWLEAMKMEHRISAPADGVVAELPVEVGKQVEVGAVLAVVEANQA from the coding sequence ATGATCCAGAACCTGCTGGTCGCGAACCGGGGCGAGATCGCCCGCCGGGTGTTCCGCTCCTGCCGTGACGCCGGGATCGGCACCGTCGCGGTGTTTTCCGATGCCGACGCTGACGCACCGCACGCCCGCGAGGCCGACGCGGCCGTCCGGTTGCCGGGCAACGCGCCGTCGGAGACCTACCTGCGCGCCGAGCTGCTCGTCAAGGCCGCCGCGGACACCGGTGCCGACGCGGTGCATCCCGGATACGGCTTCCTGTCGGAGAACGCTTCGTTCGCGCGGGCGGTGCTCGACGCCGGGCTCACCTGGGTCGGCCCGCCGCCCGAAGCGATCGAGACGATGGGCTCCAAAGTGGAGTCGAAGCGGCTGATGGCGGCCGCCGGGGTGCCCGTGCTGTCCGAACTGGACCCTGCCGAGGTGACCGAGGAAGATCTTCCGTTGCTGGTCAAGGCTTCCGCCGGGGGCGGTGGCCGTGGCATGCGCGTGGTCAGGGAACTGGGCGAGTTGGCCGAGGCGGTGGAAGGGGCCAGTGCCGAGGCGGGGTCCGCGTTCGGGGATTCCACTGTGTTCTGCGAGCGCTACCTCGAAACCGGCAGGCACATCGAAGTGCAGGTGATGGCCGACCGGCACGGCACGGTGTGGGCGGTGGGGGAGCGGGAGTGCTCCATTCAGCGCAGGCACCAGAAAGTCGTCGAAGAAGCGCCGTCGCCCTTTGTCGACGCGGCGATGCGGGAAGAGCTGTTCGACGCCGCGCGCAAGGCGGCCAAGGCGATCGACTACGTCGGCGCCGGGACCGTCGAGTTCCTCGCCGGACCGGACGGCCGGTTCTACTTCCTCGAAATGAACACGCGGTTGCAGGTCGAGCATCCCGTCACCGAATGCACCACGGGCGTGGACCTGGTCGCGTTGCAGCTTTCCGTCGCCGAGGGCGCACCGCTGCCGGTCGATCCGCCGTCGTCGACGGGGCACGCCATCGAGGTCCGGCTCTACGCCGAAGACCCGTCGGCGAACTGGCAGCCCCAGAGCGGCACCCTGCACCGCTTCGAGATCCCGGACGTCGACCTGTCCTTCGAGCACGGGCCGGGACTCCGGCTGGATTCCGGTTTCGTCAGCGGTTCGGTGGTCGGCGTGCACTACGACCCGATGCTCGCCAAGGTGATCGCCTGGGCGCCGGACCGGGCGAGCGCGGCGCGCAGGCTCGCGAAAGCCTTGGCGTCGGCCAAGATCCACGGCGTGGTCACCAACCGCGACCTGCTGGTGAACGTCCTGCGGCACGACGCCTTCCTCGCGGGGGAGACCGACACCGCGTTCTTCGACCGGCACGGACTGTCCACGCTGGCCACTCCGCTGTCCACTGAGGACACCGTCCGGTTGTCGGCGCTCGCCGCCGCACTGGCCGGCGCGGCGGGCAACCGGGCGGGCGCGACGGTGTGGCCCCGGCTGCCGAGCGGCTGGCGCAACGTCCGGTCCGCCGGTCAGCGGAAGCGGTTCGCGCACGGTGAGACCGAATACGAAGTGGTGTACTCGCTCACGCGCGACGGACTCGTCGCCGACGGGTACGAGGACATCGCGCTGGTGGAGTCCACACCGGACCGGGTCGTCCTCGACGTCGCCGGAGTGCGTCGCGCGTTCGACGTCGCGCACTACGCCGGTAAGTCCTATGTGGACTCGTCGCTCGGCTCGGTCACACTTGTCGCCGAGCCACGGTTCGCCGACCCGAACTCGGCGCTCGCCACGGGGTCGCTCGTGGCGCCGATGCCGGGCACGGTCGTCCGGATCGCGGTGTCGGCGGGCGAGACGGTGTCCGAGGGCGATCCGCTGCTGTGGCTCGAAGCGATGAAGATGGAACACCGGATCTCCGCGCCGGCCGACGGCGTCGTCGCGGAGCTGCCGGTGGAGGTCGGCAAGCAGGTCGAGGTCGGAGCCGTGCTCGCGGTGGTGGAGGCGAACCAAGCATGA
- a CDS encoding acyl-CoA dehydrogenase family protein, whose amino-acid sequence MNFNESEERVALRKVTAELGRKYGHEYYIKQARTGGKTNELWDEAGRLGYLGVSVPEEYGGGGAGIGDLAAVCEELAAVGTPLLLMVVSPAICATVVARFGTDEQKKRWLPGFADGSVRMSFAITEPDAGSNSHRITTTAKRDGEDWVLSGRKVYISGVDEADAVLVVSRTEDAKTGKLKPALFIVPTDTPGFEYRQIEMDIVSADKQFGLFLDDVRLPSDALVGSEDAAIAQLFAGLNPERIMGASFSLGIARYALDKGVAYAKERQVWGTPIGAHQGLAHPLAQVKIEVELAKLMTQKAAALYDSGDDFGAGEAANMAKYAAAEAAIHAVDQSVQTHGGNGLASEYGLGTLLSAVRLGRIAPVSREMVLNFVGQHSLGLPKSY is encoded by the coding sequence ATGAACTTCAACGAGTCCGAAGAGCGCGTCGCACTGCGGAAGGTGACCGCCGAGCTGGGCCGCAAGTACGGTCACGAGTACTACATCAAGCAGGCTCGCACCGGCGGTAAGACGAACGAGCTGTGGGACGAGGCCGGCCGCCTCGGCTACCTCGGCGTGTCCGTGCCGGAGGAGTACGGCGGCGGGGGTGCCGGTATCGGCGATCTCGCGGCGGTGTGCGAGGAGCTCGCCGCGGTGGGCACCCCGTTGCTGCTCATGGTGGTGTCCCCGGCGATCTGCGCGACGGTGGTGGCCAGGTTCGGCACCGACGAGCAGAAGAAGCGCTGGCTCCCCGGTTTCGCCGACGGCAGCGTGCGGATGTCGTTCGCCATCACCGAACCGGACGCGGGCTCGAACTCGCACCGCATCACCACCACCGCCAAACGTGACGGCGAAGACTGGGTCCTGAGTGGACGGAAGGTGTACATCTCCGGTGTCGACGAGGCCGACGCCGTGCTCGTGGTCAGCCGGACCGAGGACGCCAAGACGGGCAAGCTGAAGCCCGCGCTGTTCATCGTGCCCACGGACACGCCGGGGTTCGAGTACCGGCAGATCGAGATGGACATCGTCTCGGCGGACAAGCAGTTCGGCCTCTTCCTCGACGACGTGCGCCTGCCGTCGGACGCGCTCGTCGGTTCGGAGGACGCGGCGATCGCGCAGCTGTTCGCCGGGCTCAACCCCGAGCGGATCATGGGCGCGTCCTTCTCGCTCGGCATCGCGCGCTACGCGCTGGACAAGGGCGTCGCCTACGCGAAGGAGCGCCAGGTCTGGGGCACGCCGATCGGGGCGCACCAAGGACTCGCGCATCCGCTCGCGCAGGTCAAGATCGAGGTCGAACTGGCGAAGCTGATGACCCAGAAGGCGGCGGCGCTCTACGACTCCGGCGACGACTTCGGCGCGGGCGAGGCCGCGAACATGGCGAAGTACGCTGCCGCGGAGGCCGCGATCCACGCCGTCGACCAGTCCGTGCAGACCCACGGCGGCAACGGGCTGGCCTCGGAGTACGGGCTCGGCACCCTGCTCTCCGCGGTACGGCTCGGCCGGATCGCCCCGGTGAGCAGGGAAATGGTGCTGAACTTCGTCGGCCAGCACAGCCTCGGCCTGCCCAAGTCGTACTGA
- a CDS encoding chitinase: MKRIRRLLTAATAAGAALGLAIGTAPAAGALTAVDPVTASPYLYQWGSVPNAANVMKSTGVKAFTLAFVLSDGGCNPKWDGSRALDGADAALINTIRGAGGEVIPSFGGWSGNKLGQKCSSVSALAGAYQKVISQYKLKAIDIDIEAGEFENNAVQDRVLGALKTVKQNNAGLKVVITMPTEVGGPNSWGQRLIKQSKALGADIDAWSVMPFDFSNGGDMVAKTKSAVDGLKNQLKSAYGWSDDQAYRRSGLSSMNGKTDNAGEVVSVANYQAIRDYAASKHLARFTFWATNRDHGNCGGSSDSCSGIPQGDFDFTKIVAGYQG; the protein is encoded by the coding sequence ATGAAGCGCATTCGGCGGCTGCTGACCGCCGCGACGGCGGCAGGCGCGGCACTCGGCCTCGCGATCGGGACCGCTCCCGCTGCGGGAGCCCTCACCGCCGTGGACCCGGTGACCGCGTCCCCGTACCTGTACCAGTGGGGCTCGGTGCCCAACGCCGCGAACGTCATGAAGTCCACGGGTGTCAAGGCGTTCACACTCGCCTTCGTGCTCTCCGACGGCGGCTGCAACCCGAAGTGGGACGGCAGCCGCGCGCTCGACGGCGCCGACGCCGCCCTGATCAACACCATCCGGGGTGCGGGCGGCGAGGTGATTCCGTCGTTCGGCGGCTGGTCCGGCAACAAGCTGGGCCAGAAGTGCTCCTCGGTCTCCGCGCTCGCGGGCGCGTACCAGAAGGTGATCAGCCAGTACAAGCTCAAGGCCATCGACATCGACATCGAGGCGGGCGAGTTCGAGAACAACGCCGTGCAGGATCGCGTGCTCGGCGCGCTGAAGACGGTGAAGCAGAACAACGCCGGGCTCAAGGTCGTCATCACCATGCCGACCGAAGTCGGCGGCCCGAACTCGTGGGGCCAGCGGCTGATCAAGCAGTCGAAGGCACTCGGCGCCGATATCGACGCGTGGTCGGTGATGCCGTTCGACTTCAGCAACGGCGGCGACATGGTGGCCAAGACCAAGAGCGCGGTGGACGGGCTGAAAAACCAGCTCAAGAGCGCCTACGGCTGGTCGGACGACCAGGCCTACCGGCGCAGCGGGCTGTCTTCGATGAACGGGAAGACCGACAACGCGGGTGAGGTGGTGTCGGTCGCGAACTACCAGGCGATCCGGGACTACGCGGCGAGCAAGCACTTGGCGCGGTTCACGTTCTGGGCGACGAACCGGGACCACGGCAACTGCGGTGGCTCCTCGGACAGCTGCAGCGGGATCCCGCAGGGCGACTTCGACTTCACCAAGATCGTCGCCGGGTACCAGGGCTGA